A portion of the Granulosicoccus antarcticus IMCC3135 genome contains these proteins:
- a CDS encoding metal ABC transporter permease: MDILLIQIDVLWPAMLAGMLVVATHVPLGQEVLRRGIIFLDLAIAQIAGFGLVAASTFGMDEHAPVLGQAIAICTAIVASLLLYLLRKHDPKEQEALIGVAFVMAATGSILLLASDPQGGERLRDLLVGQILWTSATQLFWVAMVYSCVLFAWFRLRQQQGGWLFYPLFAVTITLSTQLVGVYLVFASLIIPALAVRRLHGRRVRVWAYTVGLSAYLMGLFMSAWNDWPSGATIVWCLALLGSACYGVSVLLPVSETFTLRDEDGVSLSDKAGVP; encoded by the coding sequence GTGGACATACTGTTGATACAAATCGATGTTCTCTGGCCTGCCATGCTCGCAGGTATGCTGGTGGTTGCCACTCATGTGCCGCTGGGTCAGGAGGTGCTGCGTCGAGGAATCATCTTCCTGGATCTTGCCATAGCCCAGATAGCGGGCTTTGGTCTGGTTGCGGCGAGCACCTTTGGTATGGATGAGCATGCGCCTGTCCTTGGGCAGGCAATTGCGATATGCACGGCGATTGTCGCCAGCTTGTTGCTTTACCTATTGCGCAAGCATGACCCCAAAGAGCAGGAAGCCTTGATTGGTGTCGCCTTTGTCATGGCCGCTACAGGCAGCATTCTTCTGCTGGCCTCGGACCCACAGGGTGGTGAGCGCCTGAGAGATTTGCTGGTCGGGCAAATTCTGTGGACAAGTGCCACGCAGCTGTTCTGGGTGGCTATGGTCTACAGCTGCGTGCTGTTTGCCTGGTTCCGTCTGCGGCAGCAGCAGGGTGGCTGGCTTTTCTATCCGCTGTTTGCGGTCACGATCACCTTGTCCACGCAACTCGTCGGGGTCTACCTGGTGTTTGCCAGTCTGATCATTCCAGCGCTGGCGGTTCGTCGCCTGCACGGGCGGAGGGTGCGTGTGTGGGCCTACACAGTTGGCTTGAGTGCCTATCTGATGGGCTTGTTCATGTCGGCCTGGAATGACTGGCCGTCAGGTGCCACCATCGTGTGGTGTCTGGCGCTCCTCGGTTCTGCGTGTTACGGCGTTTCAGTGCTTTTGCCCGTGTCCGAGACTTTCACGCTTCGTGATGAGGATGGTGTCAGTCTGAGTGATAAAGCAGGGGTTCCTTAA
- a CDS encoding metal ABC transporter substrate-binding protein has protein sequence MNSRIQILAMCALFFSASPFAQASLNILACEPEWQALAEELGGERVKVESATHAMQDPHHVEARPSLIIKARDADMVFCTGAELEIGWLPLLLEKSGNRRVQVGQPGHFLAALQVERIEVPQKVDRSQGDVHADGNPHVYLDPRRLLVIAEAFSARLQAVDAEHAEYYRQRLSIFSSAWTEAVQRWEKRAEPLRGKRAVVYHKNWSYLLDWLQIETVGDLEPKPGIPPTSGHLAELLQTTRAQNANFVLIANYQNKRGARWLADNSDIALLELPFTIGGNDEADDLQSLYDSILTLLLTGG, from the coding sequence ATGAATTCTAGAATACAAATACTGGCGATGTGCGCGCTATTTTTCTCGGCAAGTCCTTTTGCGCAGGCTTCGCTGAACATTCTGGCGTGCGAACCGGAGTGGCAGGCGCTGGCTGAAGAGCTGGGTGGCGAGAGGGTGAAGGTGGAGTCTGCCACGCATGCTATGCAGGACCCACATCACGTAGAAGCCAGGCCATCACTGATCATCAAAGCGCGTGATGCCGACATGGTGTTCTGCACGGGAGCGGAATTGGAAATCGGATGGTTGCCGTTGTTGTTGGAAAAATCCGGCAACCGCCGTGTTCAAGTCGGGCAACCCGGACACTTTCTGGCAGCCTTGCAGGTTGAGCGCATCGAGGTGCCCCAGAAGGTAGACCGAAGTCAGGGCGATGTTCATGCGGACGGTAACCCGCATGTGTATCTGGACCCGCGTAGGCTGCTGGTTATTGCTGAGGCGTTCAGTGCGCGACTCCAGGCTGTCGACGCCGAACACGCCGAGTACTATCGTCAGCGCTTATCGATATTCTCGTCCGCTTGGACAGAAGCGGTGCAGCGCTGGGAGAAACGGGCCGAACCGCTGCGAGGTAAGCGAGCTGTTGTCTATCACAAGAACTGGAGCTACCTGCTGGACTGGTTGCAGATTGAGACCGTCGGTGATCTTGAGCCCAAACCCGGTATTCCGCCGACCAGCGGACATCTTGCCGAGTTATTGCAAACCACACGTGCGCAGAATGCCAATTTCGTGCTGATCGCGAATTATCAGAACAAAAGGGGTGCCCGCTGGCTGGCTGACAATAGTGACATTGCATTGCTGGAGCTGCCGTTCACGATTGGGGGAAACGACGAGGCCGATGACCTGCAGAGTCTGTATGACTCGATTCTCACCCTGTTGCTGACAGGAGGCTGA